DNA sequence from the Desulfobacterales bacterium genome:
TGCGATTTCAGCATAAGGGCCATCTCCCCAGAACAGATCTGCCCGGCCCGGTCCCCGGATAGCGCCACCGGTATCCTGATTCATTGCAAATCGGCTGAATTTCCGCCAGTTTCTGATTTCACCATTTCCGTCAATTACAGGTTTGCGGGTCTGTATAAACGTCAGCGCGGCTGGTGGAAATATCCGCCGGTCCAGTGCAACGGATCTTCCGGGCGTGAGTCTGACATTCAAACATCCCAGAGGGCCATCGGGTTCGGGTTTGAAAAAAACATAACTCGGATTGTAGTTCAGCACCTCGTCAAGCTCATCCGGGTGCTGGCTCAGATAAGAGCGGATGGCCTGCATGGACATCCCGGACCGCGGTATTTTCTGCTTTTCGATCAGCAGGCGACCGATGCTTCGGTAGGGCCGGCCATTTGAAGCATGGTAATGTACGTTGAGAATGGATCCGTCAGTCAGGCATATTTTTCCGGACCCCTGAACCTGGAGGAAGAACAGATCGACCGGATCTTTCAGCCAGGCCAATATATCCGCCTTGCCATCCAGTGCACCGCTGCCATTGATTTCTCTTCGATCAGGATACGGCACGATGGTCTGCCCGGAAAACCTGCCGATAATCCGTTCGCCCTTGAATCGGGGTGAAAACGGTGACAGGTCTATTGAAATCAGGTCCTTCGGGCGGGTATATACCGGAACCCGGAATCGGTCGGTTTTTTCAGGGCTTCCCTGAAGAACGGGTTCGTAGTAGCCGGTAAACAGGACCCGGCCGCTCCGGTTGTTTCCAACAGACTGATAGACGCGGTAGTTATCATAAATAAAGCGGTGAAGTTCGGATTTGACTGGCCGGGTATGAATAAAATTTAGAAAATGGGTCAAAGAGGCGGTCATGTGCCGGGTATCATAGACCTCATCGCCAAAGGTAAACGGTGTGTCCGGGGAAACGGTTTCAAGGTAGGACAGACTCTGTCTGACGGCAAATTCAACATCATCATAGTTCATGTCGTCCGTGAACTCCGGATACTGGCTGACAGGCACTCTGATCATGACCCCGGGGACCGATTCAGTGCCGTCATGACGGATTGAAAGGGTGTTGCACCCGCCGATGCACAGCCATAGTATACACAGAATTGCTGTGGTTAACGTCGCCGTTTTGCGGGCTATCCGGGGCGACCGGTCAGCGTTTTTCATGGATATCCGGTTGAGAATCTTCAAAAGGGGTCAATGAAATCAGTTGAGCCGAAGGGGCGGATCGAAGGCTGCGGGTTTTTACCTCAACCGGGTTGATGGCTGACAGCTGTGCCTCTGCTCCGGATTTGATGCCAAAGTCACCGAATTTTCTGGCGGATGTTAACACCCGGCTTTCAAACGATCCGATGAGCCGGTTATAGGTCTGACAGCAGCGGTCTATCTCCCGGCCCAGGCGGTTGATATGCTCGGCCATAGAGCAGAGCCGCTCGTAAAGTTCCTGCCCCAGCCGGCAGATGGATTTGGCATTTTCTGCCATATTTTCCTGCTGCCATCCAAATGAGATGGTTTTTAACAGGGATATCAGGGTGGTGGGGGTTGCCAGGATGATGTTTTTTTCAATGCCCTCTTCGATCAGTTGAGGATTTTGTTCCAAAGCGGCGCTGAAAAAATTTTCTCCGGGTAAAAACAGCACCACAAATTCCGGCATGGAATCAAACTGGGCCCAGTAGGCTTTTCGGGATAATTGATGAATGTGGGTCTGGAGCTGCCGGGCATGGCTGGCCAGCAGCTGATCCCGCTGTTGATCGGTTTCGGCCTCCAGAGAGTCCAGATAGGCGGACAAAGGTGCTTTTGCATCGATGACAATCTGTCGTTTTCCCGGCAGATTGACGATCATATCCGGGCGTATTTTCCCCTCATCCGTGTCTGAGGAATGCTGAAGGGAAAAATCGCAGAGATGGTGCATGCCGGCAAGCTCAGCTACCCGCTGGAGTGTCATTTCCCCCCATCTGCCCCGAACATGGGGCAGCCGGAGCGCTTTGACCAGTTTTCCGGTTTCTTTCTGAAGGGCATCCTGGGTCCGGATCATCGAAACCACCTGCTGGGAAAGACCGCCGTAAGCCTTTTCCCTG
Encoded proteins:
- a CDS encoding MltA domain-containing protein, which translates into the protein MKNADRSPRIARKTATLTTAILCILWLCIGGCNTLSIRHDGTESVPGVMIRVPVSQYPEFTDDMNYDDVEFAVRQSLSYLETVSPDTPFTFGDEVYDTRHMTASLTHFLNFIHTRPVKSELHRFIYDNYRVYQSVGNNRSGRVLFTGYYEPVLQGSPEKTDRFRVPVYTRPKDLISIDLSPFSPRFKGERIIGRFSGQTIVPYPDRREINGSGALDGKADILAWLKDPVDLFFLQVQGSGKICLTDGSILNVHYHASNGRPYRSIGRLLIEKQKIPRSGMSMQAIRSYLSQHPDELDEVLNYNPSYVFFKPEPDGPLGCLNVRLTPGRSVALDRRIFPPAALTFIQTRKPVIDGNGEIRNWRKFSRFAMNQDTGGAIRGPGRADLFWGDGPYAEIASGHMQHPGTLFFLVLKPDARTKMVEIRKPGIRATLD
- the rmuC gene encoding DNA recombination protein RmuC, which gives rise to MKSLFINIAGLSGVLIAGAIGWMASSIRSSRYVSSIRMEHRATISTLSETVQRKTEQNEALESVLKTAEQQIRTLNERVLDISQQRSAALARLDYMQQIEKTLNESRHDNSNLLTTITELKQRQTGLETEIRKERQAAEEKIAFLEQMRTQMEHTFKALSSAVLKENNQSFLDLAHTTLSKYIDSAQQDMTHRSKAIESVIDPVKEALIRYDQHIQTMELAREKAYGGLSQQVVSMIRTQDALQKETGKLVKALRLPHVRGRWGEMTLQRVAELAGMHHLCDFSLQHSSDTDEGKIRPDMIVNLPGKRQIVIDAKAPLSAYLDSLEAETDQQRDQLLASHARQLQTHIHQLSRKAYWAQFDSMPEFVVLFLPGENFFSAALEQNPQLIEEGIEKNIILATPTTLISLLKTISFGWQQENMAENAKSICRLGQELYERLCSMAEHINRLGREIDRCCQTYNRLIGSFESRVLTSARKFGDFGIKSGAEAQLSAINPVEVKTRSLRSAPSAQLISLTPFEDSQPDIHEKR